In Massilistercora timonensis, the following are encoded in one genomic region:
- a CDS encoding 2-isopropylmalate synthase: protein MKNCSKYERGYFLPPEITYDWVKKDYIDKPPIWCSVDLRDGNQALIEPMSLEEKLEFFQMLVDIGFKEIEVGFPAASETEYKFMRTLIEKDMIPDDVTVQVLTQAREHIIKKTFEAVKGAPHAVVHLYNSTSVAQREQVFKKSKEEIKKIAVDGAELLLKLASETDGNFTFQYSPESFPGTEVDYAVDVCNAVLDVWKPTADNKAIINIPTTVENAMPHVFACQLEYVNKHLQYRDNVILCLHPHNDRGCGVATAELGILAGAQRIEGTLFGNGERTGNVDVVTMGMNMYSHGVDPGLDFSNMQKIRETYERLTRMQVYERQPYAGDLVFTAFSGSHQDAIAKGMNWREEHKCDNWTVPYLPIDPQDVGRRYDSDVIRINSQSGKGGVNYILKQSHGINLPQQMREEVGYLVKDVSDKAHKELTPEWVYQIFSDNYINTKPVFHIDECHFKQADGIIAEATINQNGETNTITAMGNGRLDAVSNAIKQYFNISYELTFYEEHSQSKGSSSKAVAYVGIICQGKTFWGVGIDADIIKASIEALTVAVNKIEKIGKSDACKDPRMIEIMNYIQANYIDVTLEDLAKKFYLSKPYLSKYIKEKSGMTFGEFVKKIRMKKARALLKSSNMTVENIALSVGYQNVEHFNRLFKKAYNMTPMQFRNQK from the coding sequence ATGAAGAATTGCAGCAAGTATGAGAGAGGCTATTTTCTGCCGCCGGAGATCACCTATGACTGGGTGAAGAAAGACTATATTGACAAGCCGCCCATCTGGTGCAGCGTAGACTTACGAGACGGGAACCAGGCGCTGATCGAACCTATGAGCCTGGAGGAGAAGCTGGAATTCTTCCAGATGCTGGTTGACATCGGATTCAAGGAGATCGAGGTGGGATTCCCCGCGGCCTCCGAGACTGAATATAAATTCATGCGGACTCTGATCGAGAAAGATATGATCCCTGATGACGTGACGGTCCAGGTTCTGACCCAGGCCCGGGAGCACATCATCAAGAAGACCTTCGAGGCAGTGAAGGGAGCGCCCCATGCGGTGGTACATCTCTACAATTCCACTTCCGTGGCTCAGAGAGAGCAGGTATTTAAGAAGAGCAAGGAAGAGATCAAGAAGATCGCAGTGGACGGGGCAGAGCTTCTTCTGAAGCTGGCTTCTGAGACGGACGGCAACTTTACCTTCCAGTACAGTCCGGAGAGCTTTCCGGGAACGGAAGTGGACTATGCGGTGGACGTGTGCAACGCGGTGCTGGATGTGTGGAAGCCCACGGCGGACAACAAGGCCATCATCAATATCCCCACCACGGTGGAGAACGCCATGCCCCATGTGTTCGCCTGCCAGCTGGAATATGTGAACAAACATCTGCAATACAGGGACAATGTGATCCTCTGTCTCCATCCCCACAATGACCGGGGCTGCGGCGTGGCCACAGCGGAACTTGGGATCCTGGCGGGGGCCCAGAGGATCGAGGGCACCCTGTTTGGAAATGGAGAGCGCACCGGCAACGTGGATGTGGTGACCATGGGGATGAACATGTACTCTCACGGCGTGGATCCGGGACTGGACTTCTCCAATATGCAGAAGATCCGGGAGACCTACGAGCGTCTTACCCGGATGCAGGTGTACGAGCGCCAGCCTTACGCAGGAGATCTGGTATTTACCGCCTTCTCCGGCTCTCACCAGGACGCCATCGCCAAGGGCATGAACTGGAGAGAAGAGCACAAGTGCGACAACTGGACGGTTCCCTACCTGCCCATCGATCCCCAGGATGTGGGCCGCAGGTACGATTCCGACGTGATCCGTATCAACAGCCAGTCCGGCAAGGGCGGCGTAAACTACATCCTGAAGCAGAGCCACGGCATCAACCTGCCGCAGCAGATGAGAGAAGAGGTAGGTTACCTGGTGAAAGACGTATCCGACAAGGCTCACAAGGAGCTTACGCCGGAGTGGGTATACCAGATCTTCTCCGACAACTATATCAACACCAAGCCGGTGTTCCACATCGACGAATGCCATTTCAAGCAGGCGGACGGGATCATTGCGGAGGCCACCATCAACCAGAATGGCGAGACCAACACCATCACCGCTATGGGAAATGGACGTCTGGACGCGGTGAGCAACGCCATCAAGCAGTACTTTAACATCAGCTACGAGCTGACCTTCTACGAGGAGCACTCCCAGTCCAAGGGATCTTCTTCCAAGGCGGTGGCCTATGTGGGTATTATCTGTCAGGGCAAGACCTTCTGGGGCGTGGGGATTGACGCGGATATCATCAAGGCTTCTATTGAGGCCCTGACGGTGGCGGTGAACAAGATTGAGAAGATCGGCAAGTCGGATGCCTGCAAGGATCCCCGGATGATCGAGATCATGAACTACATCCAGGCCAACTATATTGACGTGACGCTGGAGGATCTGGCGAAGAAGTTCTATCTCTCCAAGCCCTATCTCTCCAAGTACATTAAGGAGAAATCCGGCATGACCTTCGGGGAGTTTGTGAAGAAGATCCGGATGAAGAAGGCGAGAGCCCTTCTTAAGAGCAGCAATATGACGGTGGAGAATATCGCGCTGTCAGTGGGATACCAGAATGTGGAACATTTCAACAGACTTTTCAAAAAGGCGTACAATATGACGCCGATGCAGTTCCGGAATCAGAAATAA
- a CDS encoding sodium:solute symporter, which produces MGIKLTMLILFFAVMVAVGLYARRHARSVDGFVLGGRSVGPWLTAFAYGTSYFSAVVFVGYAGQFGWKYGLSSTWIGLGNAVIGSLLAWVVLGRRTKVMTQHLRSKTMPDFFGERYDSRALKLAASAIVFIFLVPYTASIYNGLSRLFEMAFHVPYAWCVIAMAVFTGIYVILGGYMATAINDFIQGIIMLGGIVAVVWAVLSGQGGFLEAIGKMAQIPSDVEITLGQPGAFTSFFGPDPLNLLGVVILTSLGTWGLPQMIGKFYAIRDEKSINTGTVISTIFAVVISGGCYFLGGFARLFDNAAIYDESGNVVFDSIIPYMLSSLSDVLIGIVVVLVLSASMSTLASLVLTSSSTLTLDFLKGNVLKHADDRKLVRTMQVLIVFFITVSVVLAIKPPTFIAQLMGISWGALAGAFLAPFLYGLYWKRVTKAAVWASFIAGVGITVSNLFFHFIESAINAGAVAMVAGLVVVPVVSLVTPKPDQKKMDELFSCYEEKVTITKKRSLETRY; this is translated from the coding sequence ATGGGTATTAAACTGACGATGCTGATCTTGTTTTTTGCGGTGATGGTGGCGGTGGGGCTCTATGCCAGGCGCCATGCCAGGAGTGTGGACGGATTCGTGCTGGGAGGCCGCTCGGTAGGTCCCTGGCTGACGGCGTTTGCCTACGGGACCTCGTATTTCTCTGCGGTGGTGTTCGTGGGATACGCAGGGCAGTTTGGCTGGAAGTACGGCCTTTCTTCCACCTGGATCGGCCTGGGCAACGCGGTGATCGGAAGCCTTCTGGCCTGGGTGGTCTTAGGCCGCCGCACCAAGGTCATGACCCAGCACTTAAGGTCCAAGACCATGCCGGATTTCTTCGGGGAGCGGTACGACAGCAGGGCGCTGAAGCTGGCGGCTTCTGCCATTGTATTTATCTTCCTGGTGCCATACACAGCTTCTATCTACAACGGCCTGTCCCGGCTCTTTGAGATGGCTTTCCACGTGCCTTACGCCTGGTGCGTGATCGCCATGGCGGTATTCACCGGGATCTACGTGATCCTGGGCGGTTACATGGCCACGGCTATCAACGATTTCATCCAGGGGATCATCATGCTGGGGGGCATCGTTGCGGTGGTATGGGCGGTGCTGTCCGGCCAGGGGGGATTCCTGGAGGCTATCGGGAAGATGGCGCAGATCCCCAGTGATGTGGAGATCACTCTGGGACAGCCGGGAGCCTTTACTTCTTTCTTTGGCCCGGACCCTCTGAACCTTTTGGGAGTGGTGATCCTTACGTCCCTGGGAACCTGGGGCCTGCCTCAGATGATCGGCAAGTTCTACGCCATCCGGGACGAGAAATCCATCAATACCGGAACGGTGATCTCCACCATATTTGCGGTGGTGATCTCCGGGGGCTGCTATTTCCTGGGAGGATTCGCCCGGCTTTTTGACAATGCGGCCATCTATGACGAGAGCGGAAATGTGGTGTTCGACAGCATCATCCCCTACATGCTGTCCTCTCTCTCAGACGTGCTGATCGGCATTGTAGTGGTGCTGGTGCTGTCTGCCTCCATGTCCACCCTTGCCTCCCTGGTGCTCACCTCCAGCTCCACCCTGACCCTGGATTTCCTGAAGGGAAATGTGTTGAAGCACGCGGATGACAGGAAGCTGGTGCGGACCATGCAGGTGCTGATCGTATTCTTCATCACTGTGTCGGTGGTGCTGGCCATCAAGCCGCCTACCTTCATCGCCCAGCTGATGGGCATCTCTTGGGGCGCGCTGGCGGGCGCTTTCCTGGCCCCCTTCCTCTACGGCCTGTACTGGAAGCGGGTGACCAAAGCAGCGGTGTGGGCCAGCTTTATCGCGGGAGTGGGGATCACGGTGTCCAACCTGTTCTTCCACTTCATTGAATCCGCCATCAACGCAGGGGCAGTGGCCATGGTGGCCGGCCTTGTGGTTGTGCCGGTGGTAAGCCTTGTGACGCCTAAGCCGGATCAGAAGAAGATGGATGAGCTGTTCAGTTGCTACGAGGAAAAAGTCACCATTACCAAGAAGCGGTCTTTGGAAACCAGATATTAA
- a CDS encoding methylglyoxal synthase: protein MLDENYVTFEIGKTKHIALVAHDGKKKELVDWCEKNKEILKSHFLCGTGTTSRLIAERTGLPVKGYSSGPLGGDQQIGAKIVEGQIDFMIFLWDPLEAQPHDPDVKALLRIAVVYDIPIANNLATADFMLHSEYMEKPYERRVENFDKTIRERVEKMK, encoded by the coding sequence ATGTTGGATGAGAATTATGTAACCTTTGAGATCGGAAAGACCAAGCATATCGCGCTGGTGGCCCATGACGGCAAGAAGAAAGAGTTGGTGGACTGGTGCGAGAAGAACAAGGAGATCCTTAAGAGCCATTTCCTGTGCGGCACCGGGACCACCTCCCGGCTGATCGCGGAGCGGACCGGCCTGCCGGTGAAGGGCTACAGCAGCGGCCCTCTGGGCGGCGACCAGCAGATCGGGGCCAAGATCGTGGAAGGGCAGATCGATTTCATGATCTTCCTGTGGGATCCGCTGGAGGCCCAGCCTCACGACCCGGATGTGAAGGCGCTTCTCAGGATCGCGGTGGTGTACGATATCCCCATCGCCAATAATCTGGCCACGGCGGATTTCATGCTCCACTCCGAGTATATGGAGAAGCCTTATGAGAGAAGAGTAGAGAATTTCGACAAGACCATCCGGGAGCGGGTGGAGAAGATGAAATAG
- a CDS encoding UDP-N-acetylglucosamine pyrophosphorylase, which produces MMKELTVAQLYTLEETIARDIFQGVTYPWEVLPKIGAFIKELGETLPAEEYDKVGEDVWIAKSATVFESAYIHGPAIIGKNAEVRQCAFIRGNAIVGEGAVVGNSTELKNVILFNKVQVPHYNYVGDSILGYKAHMGAGSITSNVKSDKKLVVVKTPEENIETGLKKFGAMLGDEVEVGCGTVLNPGSVVGKHTNIYPLSSVRGYVPAESIYKKQGEVVEKR; this is translated from the coding sequence ATGATGAAAGAATTAACCGTTGCACAGCTGTACACCTTAGAGGAGACCATTGCCAGGGACATTTTCCAGGGGGTGACCTATCCCTGGGAGGTGCTTCCTAAGATCGGCGCCTTTATCAAGGAGCTGGGAGAGACCCTTCCTGCGGAGGAGTACGACAAGGTGGGGGAGGATGTGTGGATCGCCAAGTCCGCCACCGTGTTTGAGTCTGCTTATATCCATGGGCCGGCCATCATCGGCAAGAACGCGGAGGTGCGCCAGTGTGCATTCATCCGGGGCAATGCCATTGTGGGAGAGGGAGCTGTGGTAGGGAATTCCACGGAGCTTAAGAATGTGATCCTCTTTAATAAAGTGCAGGTTCCCCACTACAATTACGTGGGAGATTCCATCCTGGGCTACAAGGCTCACATGGGAGCAGGCTCCATCACTTCCAATGTGAAGTCGGACAAGAAGCTGGTGGTGGTAAAGACGCCGGAGGAAAATATTGAGACCGGGCTGAAGAAATTCGGCGCCATGCTGGGAGACGAAGTGGAAGTAGGCTGTGGAACGGTGCTGAACCCGGGCAGCGTGGTAGGGAAGCACACCAACATTTACCCGCTGTCCAGCGTAAGAGGCTATGTGCCCGCAGAGAGTATCTATAAGAAGCAGGGAGAGGTTGTGGAGAAGCGGTAG
- a CDS encoding DNA topoisomerase, whose amino-acid sequence MGKSLYIAEKPSVAQEFAKALKLSTRRKDGYLEGEEAVVTWCVGHLVTMSYPEAYDPSLKRWSLETLPFIPEKFRYEVIPAVKKQYEIVASLLNREDVDTIYVCTDSGREGEYIYRLVEQQAGVHGKKRRRVWIDSQTEEEILRGIREARDLSEYDNLSASAYLRAKEDYLMGINFSRLLTLKYGNSISNYLHTRYAVISVGRVMTCVLGMVVRREREIREFVETPFYRVVASIGEPGSSFEGEWRAVEGSRWQGSRDLYKENGFREEEKARELIRWLQEPEPFTCQVLSMEKKKEKKNPPLLFNLAELQNECSRRFKISPDETLRIVQELYERKLTTYPRTDARVLSTAVAREIHKNLNGLMQYPPAVPYLNRIAAMGSHKGLARTRYVNDSQITDHYAIIPTGQGLKGLERLPEISRKVYDLILRRFLSIFYPPAVYQKVSVVTERKGEKFFSSFKVLAEEGYLEVAGIPGGKKGAGEEAGEEAGDKDTDREFFEKIQALRKGMTLPVSALEIREGKTSPPKRYNSGSLILAMENAGQLIEDEELRSQIKGSGIGTSATRGEILKKLFNNKYLALNKKTQIVMPTMMGEMIYDVVDHSIRSLLNPELTASWEKGLTYVANGEITPGEYMEKLDRFIVSRTQGVKDLSNQSQLRACYDKAAAFYKTRNPKTSKTGVKK is encoded by the coding sequence ATGGGGAAGTCACTCTATATTGCAGAGAAACCCAGTGTGGCCCAGGAGTTTGCCAAGGCGCTGAAGCTTTCGACCCGGCGTAAGGATGGGTACCTGGAGGGGGAGGAGGCTGTGGTCACCTGGTGCGTGGGGCACCTGGTGACCATGAGCTATCCGGAGGCTTACGACCCGTCTCTTAAGCGGTGGAGCCTGGAGACGCTGCCCTTCATCCCGGAGAAGTTCCGGTATGAAGTGATCCCGGCGGTGAAGAAGCAGTATGAGATCGTGGCTTCCCTTTTGAACCGTGAGGACGTGGATACCATTTATGTGTGCACCGACTCGGGACGGGAGGGAGAATACATTTACCGTCTGGTGGAGCAACAGGCAGGCGTCCACGGCAAGAAGCGTCGGCGGGTCTGGATCGACTCCCAGACGGAAGAGGAGATCCTGCGGGGCATCCGGGAGGCCAGGGACCTGAGTGAGTATGACAACCTGTCCGCCTCCGCTTATCTGCGGGCCAAGGAAGATTATCTTATGGGGATCAATTTCTCCCGCCTGCTGACCTTGAAGTACGGGAACAGCATTTCCAATTATCTTCATACCCGGTATGCGGTGATCTCTGTGGGACGGGTGATGACCTGCGTGCTGGGTATGGTGGTGCGCCGGGAGCGGGAGATCCGGGAATTCGTGGAGACGCCCTTCTATCGGGTGGTGGCTTCCATCGGGGAGCCGGGCAGCAGCTTCGAAGGCGAGTGGCGGGCCGTGGAGGGCTCACGGTGGCAGGGTTCCCGGGACCTCTATAAGGAGAATGGATTCCGGGAGGAGGAGAAGGCCAGAGAGCTGATCCGGTGGCTTCAGGAGCCAGAGCCTTTCACCTGCCAGGTGCTCTCTATGGAGAAGAAGAAGGAGAAGAAGAATCCGCCCCTTCTTTTTAACCTGGCGGAGCTGCAGAACGAGTGCTCCAGAAGGTTTAAGATCAGTCCTGACGAGACCCTTAGGATCGTCCAGGAGCTGTATGAGCGCAAGCTGACCACTTACCCCAGGACGGACGCCCGGGTGCTTTCTACCGCAGTGGCCCGGGAGATCCACAAGAATCTCAACGGGCTTATGCAGTACCCGCCTGCGGTGCCGTATCTGAACCGGATCGCCGCCATGGGGAGCCACAAAGGCCTTGCCAGGACCCGGTATGTGAATGACAGCCAGATCACCGACCATTACGCCATCATTCCCACCGGGCAGGGGCTAAAGGGCCTGGAGCGGCTGCCGGAGATCTCCCGGAAGGTGTATGACCTGATCCTGCGGCGGTTCTTAAGTATCTTCTATCCGCCGGCAGTGTATCAGAAGGTGTCGGTAGTGACAGAGCGAAAGGGAGAGAAATTTTTCTCCAGCTTCAAGGTGCTGGCAGAGGAAGGGTACCTGGAGGTAGCCGGGATCCCGGGCGGGAAGAAGGGCGCTGGGGAGGAGGCCGGAGAAGAAGCCGGGGATAAGGATACAGACCGGGAGTTCTTCGAGAAGATCCAGGCGCTCCGCAAGGGTATGACGCTACCCGTATCCGCGCTGGAGATCAGGGAGGGGAAGACTTCCCCACCCAAGCGGTATAATTCCGGGTCTCTGATCCTGGCCATGGAGAACGCGGGACAGCTTATCGAGGACGAGGAGCTGCGCTCCCAGATCAAGGGCAGTGGCATCGGCACCAGCGCTACCCGTGGGGAGATCCTGAAGAAGCTTTTTAACAACAAGTATCTGGCCCTGAACAAGAAGACCCAGATCGTGATGCCCACTATGATGGGGGAGATGATCTATGATGTGGTGGATCATTCCATCCGGTCGCTTCTGAACCCGGAGCTGACAGCCAGCTGGGAGAAGGGGCTTACCTATGTGGCCAACGGGGAGATCACGCCCGGGGAGTATATGGAGAAGCTGGACCGGTTCATTGTAAGCCGGACCCAGGGGGTGAAGGACCTTAGTAACCAGAGCCAGCTGCGGGCCTGCTATGACAAAGCCGCAGCATTTTATAAAACCAGAAATCCAAAAACCAGTAAGACAGGAGTGAAGAAATGA
- the ppk1 gene encoding polyphosphate kinase 1 produces the protein MEKEILQYTQNRELSWLKFNQRVLEEARDITVPLLERMKFVAIFTSNLDEFFMIRVGSLFDMAHTDAQARDSRSGMTPGEQIEKILEAVAPLYKEREKTYADIKRQLHPYGVCGLDFKELEPAEKKYVKKYFKDQILPILSPQIVDANHPFPHLLNKEIYVTASLKMKDKSMIGIVPVPQFVSDILYLPGHDIRYIRMEKVIMEYLSLVFSQYEVSDPNYLCVTRNADVAPDDEALEVNEDFRNLMKQTLHKRRRMAVVRLEVAEKLSPEMEKYFCDKFKIRPNQIFRTKMPMKLAYMFAISGNLPEPMKKALTYPPFSPQPSARVQKGTSMIRQIRKKDLLLFYPYESMDPFLRLIKEASVDPSVMTIKITIYRLAKKARLVEYLCAAAENGKEVTVLIELRARFDEQNNIDWSERLEDAGCRVIYGFEGYKVHSKVCQITYRNRNEIQYITQIGTGNYNEKTAAQYTDLSLMTANQAIGEDASEFFKNMSIGNLNGSYQHLIVSPTSLKQKVLEMMDEEIRKGAAGRIIMKMNSLTDVDFIEKVSEASRAGVRIEIIVRGICCILPGIPGYTDNLRVMSVVGRYLEHPRIFSFGAGDEQKIYIGSADMMTRNTEKRVEVACPILDPDIKRQINHYLKVMLSDNVKARVLQSDGTYCKKEQKEPFVDSQAVFMEEALQAAKMPPAEEKKGLMDKVRSLFGKDR, from the coding sequence ATGGAGAAAGAGATTTTACAGTATACCCAGAACAGAGAATTATCGTGGCTGAAGTTTAACCAGCGGGTGCTGGAGGAGGCCCGGGACATCACGGTTCCCCTTCTGGAGCGGATGAAGTTCGTGGCCATCTTCACCAGCAACCTGGATGAGTTCTTCATGATCCGGGTGGGGAGTCTTTTCGACATGGCCCACACCGACGCCCAGGCCAGGGACAGCCGTTCCGGTATGACTCCGGGAGAGCAGATCGAGAAGATCCTGGAGGCGGTGGCCCCCCTTTATAAGGAACGGGAGAAGACCTATGCGGATATCAAGCGGCAGCTCCACCCTTACGGGGTGTGCGGGCTGGATTTTAAGGAGCTGGAGCCGGCGGAGAAGAAGTATGTGAAGAAGTATTTCAAGGACCAGATCCTGCCCATCCTGTCCCCCCAGATCGTGGACGCCAACCATCCGTTCCCCCATCTTCTGAACAAGGAGATCTATGTGACTGCCAGCCTGAAGATGAAGGACAAGTCCATGATCGGCATCGTGCCGGTGCCCCAGTTTGTATCGGACATCCTGTATCTGCCGGGGCATGACATCCGCTATATCCGGATGGAGAAGGTGATCATGGAGTACCTGTCTTTGGTATTCTCCCAGTATGAGGTGTCGGATCCCAATTATCTCTGTGTGACCCGCAACGCGGACGTGGCTCCGGACGACGAGGCCCTGGAGGTAAATGAGGACTTCCGCAACCTGATGAAGCAGACCCTCCACAAGCGGCGCCGGATGGCGGTGGTCCGCCTGGAGGTGGCGGAGAAGTTAAGCCCGGAGATGGAGAAGTATTTCTGCGACAAGTTCAAGATCCGGCCCAACCAGATCTTCCGTACCAAGATGCCCATGAAGCTGGCCTACATGTTCGCTATCAGCGGGAACTTGCCGGAGCCTATGAAGAAGGCCCTGACCTATCCGCCTTTCTCTCCCCAGCCTTCGGCCCGGGTGCAGAAGGGGACCAGTATGATCCGTCAGATCCGGAAGAAAGACCTTCTGCTGTTCTATCCCTATGAGAGCATGGATCCCTTCCTCAGGCTTATCAAGGAAGCATCTGTGGATCCGTCGGTGATGACCATCAAGATCACCATCTACCGGCTGGCCAAGAAGGCCCGCCTGGTGGAGTACCTGTGTGCGGCGGCGGAGAACGGCAAGGAAGTGACGGTGCTGATCGAGCTGCGGGCCAGGTTTGACGAGCAGAACAACATTGACTGGTCCGAGCGGCTGGAAGACGCGGGCTGCCGGGTGATCTACGGCTTCGAGGGCTACAAGGTCCACTCCAAGGTGTGCCAGATCACCTATCGGAACCGGAATGAGATCCAGTATATCACCCAGATCGGAACCGGCAATTATAATGAGAAGACGGCGGCCCAGTATACGGACCTGTCTCTTATGACGGCCAACCAGGCCATCGGGGAGGACGCGTCTGAGTTCTTCAAGAATATGTCCATCGGCAACCTGAACGGGTCCTATCAGCACCTGATCGTATCGCCTACCAGCTTAAAGCAGAAGGTGCTGGAGATGATGGATGAGGAGATCCGCAAAGGGGCGGCGGGAAGGATCATCATGAAGATGAACTCCCTGACGGATGTGGACTTTATCGAGAAGGTGTCGGAGGCCTCCAGAGCCGGCGTGCGCATTGAGATCATTGTCCGGGGCATCTGCTGTATCCTTCCGGGAATCCCGGGGTACACAGACAACCTGCGGGTGATGAGCGTGGTGGGAAGATATCTGGAACACCCCAGGATCTTCAGTTTTGGAGCGGGAGACGAGCAGAAGATCTACATTGGTTCCGCGGACATGATGACCCGGAATACAGAGAAGCGGGTGGAAGTTGCCTGCCCCATCCTGGATCCGGACATCAAGCGGCAGATCAACCACTACCTGAAGGTTATGTTAAGCGACAATGTGAAGGCGCGGGTGCTGCAAAGCGACGGCACCTATTGTAAGAAAGAACAGAAAGAGCCCTTCGTGGATTCCCAGGCGGTATTCATGGAAGAGGCGCTGCAGGCGGCGAAGATGCCTCCGGCAGAGGAGAAGAAGGGTCTGATGGACAAGGTGAGAAGCCTGTTCGGGAAAGACCGGTAG
- the asd gene encoding aspartate-semialdehyde dehydrogenase: MEQKLRVGILGATGMVGQRFISLLEDHPWFEVVTVAASARSAGKTYEEAVGGRWKMDTPMPEAVKKLIVANVNEVEKVASGVDFVFSAVDMTKDEIRKIEEDYAKTETPVVSNNSAHRWTPDVPMVIPEVNIDHFDVIADQKKRLGTTRGFIAVKPNCSIQSYAPCLAAWEEFGPREVVATTYQAISGAGKTFKDWPEMVENIIPYIGGEEEKSEQEPLRVLGHVENGQIVKAETPRITCQCVRVPVLNGHTAAVFINFAEKPTKEQLIEKLVNFKGFPQEAELPSAPKQFIQYLEEDNRPQVKLDVDYERGMGISIGRLREDTMFDYKFIGLSHNTVRGAAGGAVLCAEALTAKGYIKAK, translated from the coding sequence ATGGAACAGAAGTTAAGAGTTGGGATCTTAGGAGCCACAGGAATGGTGGGACAGCGGTTTATCTCCCTTTTGGAGGACCACCCCTGGTTTGAGGTTGTGACGGTGGCGGCGAGCGCGCGTTCTGCCGGCAAGACTTATGAGGAGGCGGTAGGCGGCCGCTGGAAGATGGATACGCCTATGCCGGAAGCGGTGAAGAAGCTGATCGTGGCAAATGTAAACGAGGTGGAGAAGGTAGCCTCCGGCGTGGACTTTGTGTTCAGCGCGGTGGATATGACCAAGGACGAGATCCGCAAGATCGAGGAAGACTACGCGAAAACCGAGACGCCTGTGGTCTCTAACAACAGTGCCCACCGCTGGACGCCGGATGTGCCCATGGTGATCCCGGAAGTGAACATCGATCATTTCGACGTGATCGCGGATCAGAAGAAGCGGCTTGGGACCACCCGGGGATTTATCGCGGTGAAGCCCAACTGTTCCATCCAGAGCTACGCGCCCTGCCTGGCGGCCTGGGAGGAGTTCGGTCCCAGGGAAGTGGTGGCCACTACCTATCAGGCGATCTCCGGAGCGGGCAAGACATTTAAGGACTGGCCGGAGATGGTGGAGAATATCATCCCTTACATTGGCGGAGAGGAAGAGAAAAGCGAGCAGGAGCCTCTGCGGGTGTTGGGCCACGTGGAGAACGGCCAGATCGTGAAGGCGGAGACGCCCAGGATCACCTGCCAGTGCGTGCGGGTTCCGGTGCTCAACGGCCATACGGCGGCGGTGTTCATTAATTTCGCGGAGAAACCCACCAAAGAGCAGCTGATCGAGAAGCTGGTGAACTTCAAAGGCTTCCCCCAGGAGGCAGAGCTTCCCAGCGCGCCGAAGCAGTTCATCCAGTATCTGGAGGAGGACAACCGTCCCCAGGTGAAGCTGGATGTGGACTACGAGCGGGGCATGGGGATTTCCATCGGACGGCTCCGGGAGGACACCATGTTTGACTATAAATTCATCGGCCTGTCCCACAATACCGTGCGGGGAGCGGCAGGCGGCGCGGTGCTGTGCGCGGAGGCGCTGACCGCCAAGGGCTATATTAAGGCGAAGTAA